The genomic region ttcaactaaaacgtcccatgtatcaatcgccccttcaggtaacgattccaaccaatctttggcttctccctttaaagtccagggaaataacatgagatatatatgttcatcttcaacttctcttattttaaatagagtgcagatcctattaaaggtatgaagatgttcatttggatcttccatcggcgcaccactaaattggcattgattagtcaccatgtgtagaatttgtcctttgatttcataatctggcgcattaatgtcaggatgagtaattgtgtgaccttggccagtgcgtttagctctcattcgatcttccatacttagaggtttcagattctccatgattgaatttgttgaatctgaatcactagaggattctgatttaatggttggttcctcaacaatctctgtttaaatgattggtggttccggaggaaagattagtggtttaggatctatgaatcatccctgaatattctccggattctcaattgtgaggtcgggttcaaaaaatggattatcggaaatttgaattggagtacttggtcgactggatgacgattctaaagaaaaatcaacggcggcaatatttgctagatgtcttgatcgagttacaggtggtgaacgtacaaaaggtggtgaacgttttgctcggtgcattcactaaatatcctattagtttttaaaaagaaagaaaaattatataagttatccaattaatagacttttctgattttgcccacgtttcgaatagccaaaagatgcagcagaggggcaggattcgtttggtctcaatataattgagtactgtttggctccaataacccggtccacgtacaaatccaactattactacgaaccagaaaattttgatgtctatcaatttaactacttaaaataaatttttgtaatttaaagaaatttagagaagaagtagaaaaattctatgtcctaaaaactagaatggcgagaaataagaaagaaaaagagcgcgtccgtattaaaattggagaaataagaaagaaaaagagtgacttataaaactttaaaacactcgactaacccaaccttattattatcactaacttaaaattaaaattgaaaattgagattactaattggagtgataattgatacataggtaaaaggcgtcgaaaaataaaaataagaaagtagcgcgttgaaacttaaaaaggaactaaaaactaagaattaaaagttgcgtctaaaaatattaaagcttaatagaaatactatatcccaaatggtaatatcttaaaaaggaactaaaacttaaaaaggcgtcgcaaaattctagagcacctaaatcttagtctaaagaaaaagcacttaagagattttacggcaaatcttaaaaatctagaagtaaaaataactatggcaaaaactatatctaaaactaaaaacgagcgaaaaatacaaaaattacgctaaaataattaaaaagtgacaaaatataaaaatatactaaaagttgtaaaaagtacaatttttataaaaatattatttttatattttttattttataaaactagtaattttaaaactaaGTAAactaaaataaaacaaattaaaaactaaaattaattaatattaaaagtataaccctaattagggttaaagtataataataaaaaataataccccgtaattaatgcagtacgatgtcaactgtggcgtgtcagcagggctcatacgatcgcatgagtcttaagttacccggccatgcgatcgcatgggctagggtttcgggccagtgactgggctgctacagtactggactcgaatttatttatattttttttctgttttgctaaaatatatatatatataatatttatataaattaaataaaacttatatttctacaaactaaaaatagaaataaagaaactttataaaacttaaatatttaaccaactcttaaaaatatttatatttttgtttttctttttatattttagaatatttaaaaagtatttttacaaaagcgtattttttataaaagtaaacttaaaaataaaaatctttttttatatatatagcgttgcgcttctggcttttaagctagatttgttccctgacagcggcgccaaaaatacttgatgttatgcgaggtgtatatgaaatagcttatatttacaacgaaatactattaaatacgatacaattttacacaagatatttatttatttatagaatggatatacctaaaccttgctacaacacttataggcagtgtacctaatcgtacagtagtgtagtttttagtaactccggttcgttccacagggaaaatcttttaaacaaagcttaacgctatattagttttattttataaaaatacaaatatatatataagtaatattattattataaaaaggggggtttttatcgtttaatgaccggtttgtcgatttttaaaacttttagtcgcagttaaaacttaatgtaaaatattaaataaataaaagacttaatttaaagcgtaaagtaaataacgataatgaaattgcaataaataaaagtgcgataaaataaacttgcgataattaaagagtacgataattaaagtgcaattaaatacaataacaataaataaaagtgcaataaaatacaataacaataaataaaagtgcaataattagaagtgcaattaaatatgaaaataaaggaattatgcttatttaaactttcgtaatcatgatgtttgacgtgttgattttagttttatgcccatgggttaattgtcctttgtcctggattatttaatatgttcgtctggtttttgtccataacagtccatcagtcataaatataaagtgcgagtgtcctcgtcaaattatccttatacccgaagtcaaatattccaactaattggggacttaaactgtaacaaggttttaatactttgtttaataattacaccaggatatcgactgcgtgtaatccaaggttttaatattttgttatcaattatgccaagtgtccttgtacataatttcacccttgttttaataagtccatagactattaatccattcccgtgtccggttaaatgaacgattattcgtacatataaatatcccgcccatcgtgtccgatcgagtgtatatggttatttatagggacgtccaattgtaaatctttatattaaaattaacaaactattatttagttaaacaaatataaagcccactaatagtccatagtctaattttcacaagtgtcgttcttttgtccaaaccccaattacccaattttagtatttttagcccaacatcatgattacttcgttttaaataagcataataataacttagctacgagacattaaattaaaaaggttgaacataacttacaatgattaaaaatagcgtagcgttacacggacagaatttcgacttacacccttacaatatgcgctaacatacccttattattagaattagaattaaaattaaaattaaaattataatatatatatatatatatatatataatacgttgatgaatgaagaaggaaaaagatttattttgagtccaaaactcgcgaactttataggacaggcctggaaaaagggctcatgcgatcgcatgagctttgcccttcaaggccatgcgatcgcatggccagctggggaggctcaaaagtctttaaaaacgtgggctgcttatttatttattatataatataatatatataattaaatttaattatatatatattatattatattcttgtactccgttgacttgtaatttttagtccgttgcgtcgagcgttgagagttgactctggtcccggttccggattttcgaacgtccttgcgtataatttaatatcttgtactttgcatttcgcgtcttgtactcttgtaattttgagacgtttctcatcaataattggaacctctttgattgtactttgtacttttgagctttttggtcatttgcgtcttcaattcgtcgaatctgtcttttgtcttcactttttattatttaaacgaatatcacttgtaaatagaacaattgcaactaaaagcttgtctttcttgagggataatgctatgaaatatatgttcgtttttagcattatcagtagtacAAGTGGGGTGGAGTAAAGATATTATTGGGTCGAGAATGGATTGTTGTTTTAGGGACAAACTCAAAAACTTAAAGGGTGAGCTAAAAATTTGGAGTAAAAAAGAATTTGGTGGGATTGATGATGAAATAAACCGTCTCAAAAATAATGCTATGAATTGGGAAATTAAAGCTGAGAGCGGGGGGATAACGGAGGCGGGATGTTTGTGTTGGTTGGAAGATCGGAAAAATTGGATGGCGAAAGAAAAAAGTAAAGCAAATATGTTAAAACAAAAAGCACGTGTAAAGTGGATTTTAGAAGGcgacaagaactccaagtattttcACGCATCCATAAAAAGGAGGTATAACAAATGCAACATACGGGGTTTGAACATTAATGGAGTTGGAACGAAGACCCGAAAGCTATTAAAGATTCTGTCTTCGAGTATTATAGCAATATATTCAGTGATACGAATTTAATCAGACCACAGTTAGTTAATCCTTCGGTTAACAGGCCTGCTGGACCTGCTTCTGGGCCTGTTGCAGGCTACTGGGCTGCTAATTCTGTTTCTGGCCCAACTGGCTGTCCGGATCCTATTTCTCAGTCCCATTATGGCTCAACTTGTGTTTCTGGTCAGGCAGGTTACGGGCCTGCTGTTCACTGTGGGCCTGCTCTTAGCAAGTTGACAGTTGATGCAAATAGCTTAGAAATGCCATTCTTTGAATCTGAAGTGTGGTATGCGATAAAAGAATGCGGAAGTTCCAAAGCTCCCGGTCCGGATGGATTCAACATGAGGTATTACAAAAAAATTTGGCATGTTATTAAAGATGATTTATTAAATGCTATTGGGGAATTTTGGTCCTCGGGTCTGATTTCGAAGGGGTGTAACGCATCTTTTATCACCCTTGTTCCTAAAAAGCCGGACCCTCTTTGTTTAGGTGATTACCGCCCTATTAGCTTGATTGGTAGTTATTACAAAGTCATCTCAAAGTTACTCTCCAATAGGCTAAGGAAGGTGATCCCGAGTCTTGTGGGTTTTGAACAAAGTGCTATCATTAAAGGGCGAAATATCCTTGATGGTGCACTTATTGCAAATGAAACTTTAGATTATTTAAAACACAAAAAAAATCAAAAGCTTGATTTTCAAGGTCGATTTCGAGAAGGCTTTTGATTGCCTAAATTGGGATTTCTTGTTAGAAATTATTGAGATTATGGGGTTTGGTGTAATATGGAGGAAATGGATTCTCTCTTGTCTTCAATCGGCCACCATTTCGGTTCTAGTGAATGGCTCTCCAACTAATGAATTCAAGTTGAAACGAGGCGTTAGACAAGGTGATCCACTATCACCTTTTTTGTTTATCTTGGCGGCCGAAGGACTTAATGTGATTACTAAAGGTGTCGTGAACTCTAATATGTTTAAGGGGGTTGAAATAGGTTCCGAAAAAATTTTCATTTCGCAccttcaatatgcggatgatactatCTTCTTTGGGGAATGGAGTGAAGGTAATCTAAGGAACCTAATGAAACTTTTGAAATGTTTTGAGTTAACTTCGGGTCTTAAGGTAAATTACAACAAAAGCAATCTTTTTGGTATTGGTGTGGAAAAACGGGTAGTTGAGAATATGGCTAGTGTTTATAAATGTAAAGTGGGAACTTTTCCTTTTATCTATCTAGGACTTCCGGTTGGTGGAAGGATGAGTAAGTTGGAACCCGATAATTGATAAGTTTGAGAAACGACTCTCGGATTGGAAGGCTAGATCGATGTCTTTTGGTGGGCGCTTGACTCTTGTGAAATCGGTGTTGAATAGTCTCCCAttgtactacttctcgctcttcCTTGCTCCGCCATGTGTGTTAAAAAAACTTGAGTGTGTAAggcgttcttttttttttttttttttttttttttgcgggtCGGGAAATAATCATAAAAttgcttgggttaaatgggatgaaACCCTCCTTCCTTTCGTGAAAGGAGGGTTAAATATTGGTTCTTTAAAATCTAAAAACTTGGCTTTgattggcaagtggtggtggaggtttaagacCGAAACTAACTCCTTGTGGGTCAAAGTCATTTCGAGTATTTATTGTCGTACGGGTGGCCTTTGTGTTGAAAATCTCAATGCAAAGTTTCCATACGTGTCGGCTTGGTCTAATATTATTAAAACGGGAAACAACATTGATGCTCTTGGTGTGAATTTTAGAAGCTCCTTTGCCAAACTTATTGGCGATGGTGCTTCTACGTCTTTTTGGAATGATGTTTGGCTTGGCTCTTCTTCTTTAAAAAACAAGTTCAAGAGGCTTTCTTATCTAGAGACGGATGCGGATGCAAAAGTTAAAGATCGTGTGGTATGGAACGGATCAAATTGGGTCGGGTCTCGCGAGGTTTCGGGTCGGGCAATAGGTGACCTTGAACTTCTTAATAGGCTGCTGCAATCAGGGGTTCAAATCGGCCCCGGATCAACAGATAAATGGGCCTGGGCTACTTGTTCTTCGGGCCAGTATACAACAAAAAAATGACAAAATTGCTAGTTGAAAAGGCGCAGGTTCAGTCGGTTTCGTGTGGTACTATTCGTAACACTTTAGTACCAAAAAAGGTGGAATTATTTGTGTGGAGAGCGAGAAAGGGTAGACTTCCAACGCTCCCGGAGCTTGACAAACGTAGAATTGATTTAAACTCAGTGCGTTGTCCGATTTGTGACGGCGATATCGAGTCTCTTGATCACTCCCTCATTTCGTGTAAACTTGCAAAAGACATTTTGGATAAAATATTCGCGTGGTTGGGAATGGGTAGTACTACTTACAATAATGTTCGAGATCTTTTAAATGGGGATTCGGGTCACAATTTTTCGGGTTTGGGAAAAAGTATATGGCAAGGGATTCTTTGGGCTAGTGCGTATTTAATGTGGAAAAATCGTAATGATAAAGTGTTTAAAGGCAAATGTTGGAATATTCCGGTTGCGGTTAGTGAGATTCAAGTGCAAAGCTTTGAATGGATCGCGAAGAGATGCAAAATGAAGAATATCGAGTGGCATAATTGGTTACACAATCTAGCAATTTACTTCTCTTAGTTTTGTTTTGTTGTATCATTGTTAAGTTGCTACCTTAGCATTTTAGCTTTCTAGTTTCGGTTTTGTTTGTGTGTATTTTGTTGGATTTGGGATCTATCTTTGAGACATTTTTCTCGTGAGTTTTAATGAAATTACTATTgcctttcataaaaaaaaaaatactctctACTGTTAGTACTGTTAGTGTTGATTTTATACAAATGAGTTATTATGTACGTGGCCATTGAAGTTGTAAGCAATTAGTAGTGATTAGATTGGGCTTTAGACATGGACAGTTGGGCTTAATGGGCGCTTATGAGATTGTAAGGTGTAGGCCCAATAAATATATTGATGTAATTAACTAGTGGGAAATTGATCTAAAATCTCTAATTTTTAAAATTGTTTAACAATATGCCCTCAAAAAATTATAATTGCAAAAATGTTCTCTGACCACGAAACAGTCATTTTTCCTCGCTCACACGCACCATGAACTGTGCGTGGTACTTGGTGCATGTCCGCggggaaaatggttgtcttgttgAATATCTCGGTAACACGCATCACGCACCAAGATACATGCATCATTCGTGAAGCGTAATGCGTGTTTAGGGAGCATTTTTACAATTACGATTTCTTTGATGGTATATTGTTAAACAGTTTCGACCATGGGAGCATTTCGACCAATTTTCCATTAACTAGTTTATGTTTAGCATACGAGCAAAACTACAATACGACAAGTCATGTAAAAAGATTTTTCTTTTAACAGCAAACTAATATATCTACAACTTTGCAAATTCGCGAAATTAATAATTAgtgattataattaataattatataatgattacatataattaataatcaataacaataatataataataaatgaaaaataaaaatacattttattttaaaattaagagAAAAATTGTAATtgagtttattttatttttatatataagagAGATAAATCAATTTGTTAAAAGTCAATGATTGAAATTTTAACACGTCGTAGAAATTTCAGTGCTAAAGTTGATTTAAAGAAGTATACGATATGTTATCATCATACCATATAAATcaatactttaaaattataattataaacttATTATCTAATCTACGCAACAAAATCATATTACTTTGTTATCGTTTCTAACTGATCCTTAACCAGCACAAAATTTGAATCTGAGATCTATTGCTGAGATATTAGGGTCCAAACCTCTTCCACAATTCTAACCAAATATCAAACGAACATTGCAAAAATCATTATTGTGCCCTGATAACCCATCAAGGTCATTAAaactaatgatacgcatatccgattAGCTCGTGTAGCACATCAGACATTGTCACATATGCTGCATGAAAAGCGTGCCGCAAGGTCTATAGACGTAAGTAAGTTTGCGTTGAACCTATCTGGCGCGAGATGTGTGAAACAAAGGAAAAGACAAGGAAACAAGGGCACATGCAAACCATGGTCCCACAACATCAAGAGGTACAGACAGCCGACATAAAGTGCCTAGTACTGTTCCCTTGTCCCCTTTCTAAGGACAGGCCTGTACATACAGGAACAGAAAAGGAAGCAATATGTAGCACCAATAAGCGAAAAGCAGTGTAGCTATAATTAGGGGATGCGAATCATAAGATAGGTATCATCATTCATTGGGTTTCACATATTTACTATTTTTAGTATTGAGGTATAACGAGTGGGATCCTCTGCGCTATTCTTATAGCGCAACACTTACTCGTACCGCCGAACTCGCAGCGCATCATCTCATTCATTCACGGTTAACAGGTAACGTTCCATGAACATAAATCCTATAACCCGTCCCGAGCCATCAATAACCGGCTATCCCGTCGATGGTGGGTCAACGATTAACCACCCCTGTCGAGATCCTCATCTcacaaggggttattcacggtacaccggaccggagagttaaacttagACGACCCTTAAATCCCCTTCTATTGTTGTTatgcatggaccgaacccgacacttctattctatgcttgatcaaaaACCTTTCATAAAAAACCTGAAATTCTTAGCAGCTAAACTAACCTTCTTATTCTTAACACCTAGTTTGAGAAGCTTCCCCTCTATTTTGATAACGGAGACAGACTTGCATTATGAGCTTAAATGAAAATGAATTACTGGTCGTAATGCTAGGTGAAATTATGCATGTTCtatcataaatatattaataaatactaTTTATTATTGATTAATAATCATGAATTTTTATTGCAGTAGGTGAATTTTAAATGGTAGAGTCATTGCGACACTCACCTGGCCCACGTAATACGTTAATATTGTTATcagtaaataatactccgtataccCTTTTTTACGGCAAagaaatatattatttatattttatattcattacaaattacaaatactctatatatattcatattcattacaAATACTcggtaaatattatattatattttatattcatTACAAATACTCAATATATTAACCGGTAATAAAACGTGAGACTTTCTAAAAGACGTATCATTGAAACTGTAGATGTTCCTGAGCCGTCAAATGTTCCAAAGAGCCAAGTATAAAATGCTTCTCACGACAAGTTTTTTCTTTCCAAGAATCGGAAGGTTGTCGAACCAAAACCAAAAGTCATCCATCGAATCACATCTAGGGATGGGTAAGTTAAGCCATGTACTGATGTAATCCCAAATCTGTTTGCTGGTGTCGCACGTAACGAATACGTGAAGAGCTGATTCCGGGAGAGCTTCACACAGCACACAAGAAGAATTAGGGAGAGTGATACCTTTGTTCTGCAGGTTGTAAGACTTTGTTGCTAAAGATTAaaatagcaagactttgttgctaagtAGATTAGAATAAATAATGGAAGCGTAGAATAGAAATAATTTGAAGGTTGGTTATTTTTGAAGATTTGTTATCTTATACAACTCTTGATTACAACATCTATTTATAGGCTAAAAAACTAAATTTCTTAACCTCTAAGAAATCTTATGAGCTAAGAATCACAAATACCGATAATTACTTAACAATTAAGGATACTAAAATATCTaagtatccttaatggataagaatacttaatgGCTTAGTATTCTTAATAGTTAAGAATACTTAATAGCTAAGAATACTTAATATctaagttttcttagtaattaAGTTTTCTTAAtaactaagttttcttagtaactaaGTTTACATAACATAAAGTTAATGTCTAATAACAAGCTTAGATACGCTAACAGTCTTTCGTTGCTAAACAAAGCATCTATAGGCGCCATATACACACGTTCACTTTTGGGGGGAAATAAGAAATCCATTCTGTTTTTTTGCGTGAAAGAAGAGACAAAATGACCATCAATAAGACGCCTTGCCTCAGCTACAGAGAAGATATTGGACTTAGAACCGTCCCAAACCCAAGTGTCATTGTCTCGAGAAAAAGAAACCGAAAAAATTAAATTCAAAAGAGAGTCAAAAGAGGACATTTCTATACCTCCCCTTAGAGCACGATGCCAGTACCATGACCAAGAACCATTACGATGACGATCGTCTACCAAATCCGACTTTCTACAATCAAGAGCAAAGAGACGAGGGAATCTCGACACTAGAGGGATCCCTTCAAGCCATGGATCGTACCAAATACTAATCAACGAACAGTTACCAACTTTGATATGCATTAAAGAAGAAGGAATCAGGTTGTTATCATGAAGCGCAAAAATACACTTGCAAATCAAACCCCATGTACTTGAAGAGTTACGATTAGAGAAGATAATACCACCGGCTCCAATGCCATGAATAGAAGTAATAACTCTAGCGCACAATGCGTCTTTGTTGTTGAGGAACCGCCATCTCCATTTGTAGATGAGAGCCTGGTTAAGGGACGAAAGGTTTACAACATTTAAGCCACCACCGTTATCATAAGAATTTTGAATAAGCTTCCAACTAACCCAATGGATCTCTAGATATAAAAAATCTAGAGTTAATTGGTCTTTGTGGTTGCAAAACCCATTAGActctttgtaatttgttttgtccTAGCTCATTGCTAGTTTTTATAAAATTTtgctgccgttcaaaaaaaaaaaaaaaaccggtaATAAGTTTTAATGTACATTAAATGATAGATTTATTAAGATTATGATATAATTGTCATTACCGTTTAAATAAATTTAAGGGTCAAATGTTTCATTGGACTGCAGAAGACAAATGGCGCTGGTCCTTTAATCCAAACGGGTCGTTCGAAGTAAAGAGTTCATCTACTGTTATCGATGAAAAGTTGCTAGGTAATATCTCCTTAAGTCACGCCACCATTCATAACAAAATAGTCCCTAAAAAATCGAACTCTTTATGTGGAGGGCAAAACAAAACAGTTACCGGTTCGGGTTGAACTCGACAAAAGGGATATCGATCTCGATAGTATTCGTTGCTCCCTATGCGATGACGACTTAGAATCGGTTGATCACACTATCATTTTTTGTAAGTTTGCTCTAGACATATGGGAAAGATTGTTTAGATGACGGGGACTTGCTAGCTTTTCCAACTATAGCAAGGCCGAAATCGTCAATGAATATAACAACATCTCCTCAACATGTCATGGTAGTAAAATTGTGGCAAGCCACAAAATAGGTTTGCGCGTATTTTATTTGGAAAAACCGCAACAACAAGGTTTTTAATGGGAAATGTTGGAATGGTTCGGTCGCGTTAAATGAgattcaagttatgacgttcgagtGGATTTTGAATAGATCGAAAGGGATGAAACTTAATTGGCTCGCATGGTTATCCAATCCAAAATGCTACTTAAATATTTCGTGATTATGCATATAGTAATGTGTATTTAGTTGCTTGCTTTGCAACTTTCTTGTGTTTTGAAGCTCTAGACGCAATGTCTCATAACTTCCTTATTGTAACTCTTTCATGTTGTTTGATATAAAATTTGGTTTGCCTttcaaataataaataaatttaagggtttatttagatttttaaaaaggttaaacttattattattattattattattattattattattattattattattattattattagatttttaaaaaggttaaacttattattattattattattattattattattattattattattattattattattattatttttgagttGTAATCTTTTAAATCCAAAAATTAATTTGAAATCCAACAGATCCATCAGAGCGTCAAAAAACCAAATaaaaaaatcgaattttttttgttaatttttttttttaaatttagcatgtcaaatccaatcacatgtgattctgcatgtcaaattcaatcacatgtgattgaaaaaaaaattcaatttttttatttttttcaaaaaaaaaaatttcaatttcttttttcaatcacgtgtgattggatttgacatgcagaatcatgcgtgattgggttttacaatcacatgtgatcaacatgcataatcacatgtgatttactgaattttaaatccaatcacatgtgattgaaaaaaaaatttggaaaaaaaattgaaaaaaatatttgaaaaaaaaaaaattgttttcaatCACATGTGTTTGTTGCGCCACATatcgcactctgattggtcccttgaatctcatttTAAAAGTTGGATTTATTTGATTAttcctctattattattattatataaaaattaatatgtgTGTTATGTTGGAGTTTCCTCTCCAGTTCGTTTGTGAATTGTTGATAAATGATAATATGATCTCTATTAAGAAAAGGCGAAAAAGAATCAAAAATATTTAGAAGGCCCTTCTAATGTTCCTGTGGGGTCATGCAGACCTACTACCATCATCTGTGATCTGTAGAAAGTCTTTAAAGaggaatttttttattaaaatagtatttttttttttatagaaaatggtaaaaccgaagtttgaaacttcggttttgtcaaatccgaagtttcaaacttcggttcgTCAGAAGAAACcctaaaccgaagtttcaaacttcggttttgcataAAAAcagtaaaaccgaagtttgaaacttcggttttgcatcCGCATTATTACAACCGTGATTTATCTTTTCACGCTCATATTTGATACGTTTTTACAATGGTTGTTGTTTTTCGAGAAGTTTCCATAACAAGTGTGTTCATCTTTCAATTTTGAAATCTTCGATACCCAGGATCTATTTTGACATGAGCCACTTACAGTCCAGCAACAATTGTATCTTTCTTGTAGACCCTTGTAATTTTAGCTAGTTCTTTTACAATTTACTTGCCAATACCCCGgcttgtgtaacaacccaaaccaaaccacgacaattcccgttaaatttcacaacataaaaaaaaaatttctggtgcagttcatttgcgcggcgcgccacgtgggtgcgcggcgcgccaaaccacctggacagcccgctgtccccggaagtcaatttaacgaaaatgtttgactagttccc from Rutidosis leptorrhynchoides isolate AG116_Rl617_1_P2 chromosome 9, CSIRO_AGI_Rlap_v1, whole genome shotgun sequence harbors:
- the LOC139868037 gene encoding uncharacterized mitochondrial protein AtMg01250-like is translated as MGFGVIWRKWILSCLQSATISVLVNGSPTNEFKLKRGVRQGDPLSPFLFILAAEGLNVITKGVVNSNMFKGVEIGSEKIFISHLQYADDTIFFGEWSEGNLRNLMKLLKCFELTSGLKVNYNKSNLFGIGVEKRVVENMASVYKCKVGTFPFIYLGLPVGGRMSKLEPDN
- the LOC139868038 gene encoding uncharacterized protein; amino-acid sequence: MTKLLVEKAQVQSVSCGTIRNTLVPKKVELFVWRARKGRLPTLPELDKRRIDLNSVRCPICDGDIESLDHSLISCKLAKDILDKIFAWLGMGSTTYNNVRDLLNGDSGHNFSGLGKSIWQGILWASAYLMWKNRNDKVFKGKCWNIPVAVSEIQVQSFEWIAKRCKMKNIEWHNWLHNLAIYFS